In the candidate division KSB1 bacterium genome, one interval contains:
- a CDS encoding MFS transporter: MSRNGGMQVGVFHPSKALYRFTILLFVASLSFGSYFAYDIVGAIAPSLVEELGAARGTVGTMYTMYSVAAVLAVLVGGMLVDKLGTRKASVMFSSLVFLGAAIVWQARSLPLVFLGRFVFGAGSEPLIVAQSAILARWFKNKELALSFGITLTVSRLGTLFAFNTGELISGYFGSYRYALLVAVIACAISLVGNLFYVVMDKRGERILKLKEEGAGERIVFSDIKAFGAPFWYVTLLCVTFYSAIFPFTALSTDFFVDKWGIARYAEAGGGFLRQVFNNFLHMFSTAGGISSIIIFASMVLAPFAGQLVDKVGRRATLMIVGSLLMIPAHLLMGLTRIYPAYPMVALGAAFVLVPAAMWPSVPLIVRKERVGTAFGLMTAIQNIGLGLFPLLNGLLRDLTKTYTASLLMFASLGVLGLVFAILLKRADARQGTGLERVQR; the protein is encoded by the coding sequence ATGAGCAGAAATGGTGGTATGCAGGTGGGGGTGTTTCACCCCTCTAAGGCTTTGTATCGTTTCACCATTCTCCTATTTGTAGCCTCGCTGTCGTTCGGGAGCTATTTCGCGTACGACATCGTGGGGGCCATTGCCCCGTCCCTGGTGGAAGAGCTGGGCGCGGCGCGCGGCACCGTGGGCACCATGTACACCATGTACAGCGTGGCGGCGGTGCTGGCGGTCCTGGTGGGTGGCATGCTCGTGGACAAGCTGGGCACGCGCAAGGCGAGCGTCATGTTCTCATCGCTGGTCTTCCTTGGTGCGGCCATCGTGTGGCAGGCACGTTCGTTGCCCCTCGTCTTCTTGGGGAGATTCGTGTTCGGCGCCGGTTCTGAACCACTCATCGTGGCACAAAGCGCCATTCTGGCCCGATGGTTCAAGAACAAAGAACTGGCCCTCTCCTTTGGCATTACCCTCACCGTGAGCCGCCTTGGCACCCTTTTCGCCTTCAATACCGGAGAGCTCATAAGCGGCTACTTTGGCAGCTATCGGTATGCTCTGCTTGTGGCAGTCATTGCCTGTGCGATTTCGCTGGTCGGCAACTTGTTCTACGTGGTAATGGACAAGCGTGGGGAACGGATCCTGAAGCTGAAGGAAGAAGGCGCCGGCGAGCGGATCGTGTTCAGCGACATCAAGGCATTCGGCGCCCCGTTCTGGTACGTGACCCTTCTCTGCGTCACATTTTATTCGGCCATCTTTCCGTTCACTGCGCTCTCGACTGACTTTTTCGTCGACAAATGGGGCATCGCGCGTTACGCGGAGGCAGGCGGGGGGTTCCTGCGGCAGGTGTTCAACAACTTTCTCCACATGTTCAGCACGGCCGGAGGCATTTCATCCATCATCATCTTCGCCTCCATGGTTCTGGCGCCCTTTGCCGGGCAACTGGTGGACAAGGTTGGCAGGCGTGCTACGCTGATGATCGTCGGCTCGTTGCTGATGATTCCGGCCCATTTGCTCATGGGGCTGACGCGCATCTATCCTGCGTATCCCATGGTTGCCCTTGGCGCGGCCTTTGTGCTTGTGCCGGCGGCCATGTGGCCCTCGGTGCCGCTCATCGTGCGCAAGGAACGGGTTGGCACGGCTTTCGGGCTGATGACGGCCATCCAGAACATCGGACTTGGACTATTTCCGCTGCTCAATGGTCTGCTGCGCGACCTGACCAAGACCTACACTGCGAGCCTGCTCATGTTTGCCAGCCTGGGAGTGCTGGGTTTGGTATTCGCCATTCTCTTGAAGCGCGCGGATGCTCGCCAGGGGACCGGGCTGGAGCGCGTCCAACGCTGA
- a CDS encoding YccF domain-containing protein → MSVLGNILWILLGGFLIFLLYLFGGLILCLTVIGIPFGVQCFKLSVLALVPFGRRVVSTERLTGCLATFMNVLWLLVAGLEIAVLHLVLAALLALTIIGLPFAKQHLKLANLALVPFGRRIE, encoded by the coding sequence ATGAGCGTGCTGGGAAACATCCTCTGGATTTTGCTCGGTGGTTTTCTCATCTTCCTGTTGTATCTCTTCGGGGGCCTTATCCTTTGTCTCACTGTCATCGGGATTCCCTTCGGCGTGCAATGCTTCAAGCTTTCAGTTCTGGCCCTCGTGCCGTTCGGCAGAAGGGTGGTCAGCACAGAACGGTTGACAGGGTGCTTGGCCACGTTCATGAATGTGCTTTGGCTCTTGGTCGCAGGGTTGGAGATAGCCGTGTTGCACCTGGTGTTGGCAGCCTTGCTCGCCCTCACGATCATCGGCTTGCCTTTTGCTAAGCAGCACCTGAAGCTGGCGAATCTTGCGCTTGTGCCCTTTGGAAGACGTATCGAGTAG
- a CDS encoding PQQ-binding-like beta-propeller repeat protein has translation MRLRALCAVTVLLFSCLAVGAQEHFQFAWLTDLHVGGGTGAEDLRAVVADVNRRRSCRFAVVSGDVSEMGATAELRLAKRLLDSLLVPYFIIPGNHDTKWSESGCTAFSRLWGSECFSFTQGEYHFIGLHQGPVMRMGDGHLSRETLRWVDSVLARIPLETPLIVVTHYPIDESVDNWYELLDRLRQRDVPAILCGHGHANRAMEFEGIPGVMGRSTLRGTGQAGYTIVRVTKDSLIFYEAMVGVAELRQWHLLPLRRRAQEPRSRPIRPDFAVNAQYPDVRPVWSYQGPCTIAAPPAVGEGVVVVGDAGGVIHCCDLAMGEVRWKFQTGGPVHGRPDIAEGCVVCGAGDSCVYCLRTCDGSLRWRVFVGAPVVGSVRIEHGVVFVGDGHGAMHALELASGRTLWTFRGAGGFIETRPLLYRGKVIFGAWDGYLYAVDASGGREVWRWQGGRPGRLYSPAACWPVAAKGKVFIVAPDRHMTALDAESGREVWRTGRHRVREAIGLSEDSSRVYVRCMVDTVVAIASAAEAPEPVWLSPCGYGYDIAPSMPVEHEGLLLFGTKNGYVYALDAATGAVAWRHRLGVTVVNTVTPAGHRKLAATDADGRVALLAW, from the coding sequence ATGAGACTGCGTGCACTTTGCGCGGTGACGGTGCTTCTGTTCTCATGCCTCGCCGTCGGTGCGCAGGAGCATTTCCAGTTTGCCTGGCTGACCGATCTGCACGTGGGCGGAGGCACGGGAGCAGAAGACCTGCGGGCGGTGGTGGCCGACGTCAACAGGCGACGTAGTTGTCGCTTCGCAGTGGTCTCGGGAGACGTCAGCGAAATGGGCGCCACCGCTGAACTTCGCTTGGCAAAGCGGCTCTTGGATAGTCTCCTCGTTCCCTACTTTATCATCCCCGGCAATCACGACACCAAGTGGTCGGAATCTGGATGCACAGCCTTCTCGAGGCTCTGGGGCAGCGAGTGCTTTTCCTTCACTCAGGGCGAGTATCACTTCATCGGCCTGCACCAGGGCCCAGTCATGCGCATGGGTGACGGGCACCTCAGTCGGGAGACCTTGCGTTGGGTGGACTCTGTGCTGGCAAGGATACCTCTGGAGACGCCGCTGATCGTGGTCACCCACTACCCCATCGATGAGTCCGTGGACAACTGGTATGAGCTTCTCGATCGACTCCGACAGCGCGACGTCCCGGCAATCTTGTGTGGGCATGGGCATGCGAACAGGGCGATGGAATTCGAGGGCATTCCAGGGGTGATGGGGCGCTCCACCCTGCGCGGAACGGGGCAGGCCGGCTATACCATCGTCAGGGTAACCAAGGATAGCCTCATTTTCTACGAAGCCATGGTAGGCGTCGCTGAGTTGCGCCAGTGGCATTTGCTGCCGCTACGCCGCCGAGCGCAAGAGCCGCGGTCCCGGCCCATACGTCCGGATTTTGCGGTGAACGCGCAGTACCCCGACGTTCGGCCCGTGTGGTCGTACCAGGGTCCATGTACGATCGCTGCTCCGCCTGCGGTGGGCGAAGGCGTAGTGGTCGTCGGGGATGCCGGGGGAGTCATTCACTGCTGTGACTTGGCTATGGGCGAGGTCCGCTGGAAGTTTCAGACAGGGGGACCCGTTCATGGGCGCCCAGATATTGCCGAAGGCTGCGTGGTGTGCGGCGCCGGGGACAGCTGCGTCTACTGTCTGCGCACATGCGACGGAAGCCTTAGATGGCGAGTCTTTGTTGGCGCGCCGGTGGTTGGCTCGGTACGCATTGAGCACGGAGTGGTTTTTGTGGGTGACGGGCACGGCGCCATGCATGCGTTGGAGCTGGCTTCGGGCAGAACGCTCTGGACCTTCCGAGGAGCTGGGGGGTTCATCGAGACGCGCCCACTGCTGTACCGTGGCAAGGTGATCTTCGGTGCTTGGGATGGTTACCTCTATGCCGTGGACGCCTCCGGCGGCAGAGAGGTCTGGCGCTGGCAGGGTGGCAGGCCAGGACGGCTCTATTCGCCGGCGGCCTGCTGGCCGGTGGCCGCAAAAGGGAAAGTGTTCATCGTGGCCCCAGATCGCCACATGACCGCCCTGGATGCTGAGTCCGGACGGGAGGTCTGGCGCACCGGCCGGCATCGGGTACGAGAAGCCATCGGGCTTTCCGAGGATAGCTCGCGCGTGTACGTGCGCTGCATGGTGGATACCGTGGTGGCCATAGCGAGTGCGGCAGAGGCACCAGAGCCGGTGTGGCTTTCCCCTTGCGGTTACGGGTACGACATCGCCCCGTCGATGCCTGTGGAGCACGAGGGACTGCTTCTTTTCGGCACGAAGAACGGGTACGTCTATGCCCTGGACGCGGCAACAGGTGCGGTGGCGTGGCGCCATCGGCTTGGCGTCACCGTGGTCAACACCGTCACCCCAGCCGGGCACAGGAAGCTGGCGGCGACTGACGCCGACGGCAGGGTGGCTTTGCTGGCATGGTGA
- a CDS encoding CoA-binding protein codes for MDHEEKTVVVVGASPKPHRFANRALRLLKEQGYRVIPVHPVYREIEGLPVVSALEQVAPPVDTVTLYVGCDKSRELAPALLALRPRRVIFNPGAECPELEKVLTAAGITCLRACTIVLLRCGEF; via the coding sequence ATGGACCATGAGGAGAAAACCGTCGTGGTGGTGGGAGCCAGCCCCAAGCCGCATCGGTTTGCCAATCGGGCACTGCGCCTGCTCAAGGAGCAGGGCTACCGCGTCATCCCCGTGCACCCTGTCTATCGGGAGATAGAAGGGCTGCCTGTTGTGAGCGCCCTCGAACAGGTGGCGCCTCCGGTAGACACCGTAACCCTCTACGTGGGGTGCGACAAAAGCCGGGAGCTGGCCCCAGCTCTTCTCGCCTTGCGCCCGCGCCGCGTTATCTTTAACCCGGGCGCGGAGTGCCCGGAGCTTGAAAAGGTACTCACTGCCGCCGGCATCACATGCCTGCGGGCTTGCACCATCGTGTTGTTGCGCTGTGGCGAGTTCTGA
- a CDS encoding Sb-PDE family phosphodiesterase translates to MNRNLWLRRSVALAGLLFLLELPAPAGERKALRFPDIPGYVTLACDFHLHTVFSDGAVWPTVRVEEAWREGLDAIALTEHLEPRHKHAEVTGSSNASFDNAAARAQELGLILIRGGEITRSMPPGHFNAIFLSDADALAVEDWRQAIKAAIDQGAFVFWNHPGWRQPGTVPVWYDEHTELLQKGWLHGIEVVNAREYYPEVQTWCADKRLTLMGNSDAHNPMAMEYDLAAGEHRPMTLVFARQRNVDGIKEALRARRTVVYWQSLLIGEARYLQALFTQGVTVANQRVDLVPGRSRDIQVENKLPLALELVAERTDQVVTGPEKIILPAERTVLVRVRASGTAGKGMKTVGLRYQAENLRVAPGKGLSVTLPVKVNLLEQSQR, encoded by the coding sequence ATGAATCGCAACCTGTGGTTAAGAAGGAGCGTGGCTCTTGCGGGCCTTCTTTTCTTGCTGGAACTGCCAGCGCCGGCTGGCGAACGCAAAGCGCTTCGTTTCCCGGACATCCCTGGCTATGTGACTCTGGCCTGCGATTTTCACCTGCACACGGTTTTTTCCGACGGCGCAGTGTGGCCAACGGTCCGTGTTGAGGAAGCCTGGCGCGAAGGGTTGGACGCCATTGCGCTGACCGAGCATCTCGAGCCTCGCCACAAGCATGCGGAGGTGACAGGCTCGAGCAACGCCTCTTTTGATAATGCGGCAGCACGAGCGCAGGAGCTGGGTCTCATTCTCATCAGAGGGGGCGAGATCACCCGCTCCATGCCGCCGGGACACTTCAACGCTATCTTCCTCAGCGACGCCGACGCCTTGGCGGTGGAGGACTGGCGCCAGGCCATCAAGGCCGCTATTGACCAAGGCGCCTTCGTCTTCTGGAACCATCCCGGGTGGCGGCAGCCTGGTACTGTCCCAGTATGGTACGACGAGCACACCGAGCTCTTGCAGAAAGGCTGGCTCCATGGTATCGAGGTGGTCAATGCCCGTGAGTACTACCCGGAGGTCCAGACGTGGTGTGCGGACAAGCGCCTGACGCTCATGGGGAACTCCGATGCCCATAACCCGATGGCGATGGAGTACGACTTGGCTGCCGGGGAGCATCGCCCTATGACCCTGGTCTTTGCTCGCCAGCGTAATGTAGACGGGATCAAGGAGGCGTTACGCGCGCGACGGACTGTTGTTTATTGGCAGAGCTTACTGATCGGCGAGGCCCGCTACCTGCAGGCGCTTTTTACCCAAGGCGTAACCGTAGCGAATCAACGCGTCGATCTGGTACCCGGACGGTCCAGGGATATCCAGGTGGAGAACAAGCTACCCCTTGCGCTAGAACTCGTTGCTGAAAGAACCGACCAGGTTGTGACCGGTCCGGAGAAAATCATCTTACCTGCTGAACGGACCGTATTGGTGCGCGTACGTGCTTCGGGGACGGCGGGCAAAGGAATGAAGACTGTAGGTCTTCGCTATCAGGCGGAAAACCTTCGGGTGGCTCCGGGGAAAGGCCTGTCGGTGACCTTGCCGGTGAAAGTCAATCTCCTGGAGCAGAGTCAACGTTGA